A single region of the Drosophila takahashii strain IR98-3 E-12201 chromosome 2R, DtakHiC1v2, whole genome shotgun sequence genome encodes:
- the LOC138912180 gene encoding uncharacterized protein yields MSKEKGSRFVWSNEAVLTLFDLWQDNMDGFRGVRKNTHIYKEMANSLKAPHMWSRTGEGWTLGTPSTWEYFERVAILMQGSRAVDLHPTDSTDFSSFGSDGQGDEMDESTATDFDGPSGSQAKRRKTSKDDEFLQIEKRKMEVMEEIAKESANFHRKVLGLLQTRASDED; encoded by the exons ATGTCGAAAGAAAAag gttCCCGATTTGTGTGGTCGAATGAGGCCGTCCTTACTCTCTTCGACCTATGGCAAGATAATATGGATGGTTTTCGTGGTGTGCGAAAGAACACGCACATATACAAGGAGATGGCCAACAGCCTTAAGGCCCCTCACATGTGgag TCGAACTGGCGAAGGTTGGACCCTCGGTACCCCCTCAACATGGGAGTATTTCGAGCGGGTGGCTATCCTGATGCAAGGATCGCGAGCAGTGGATTTGCATCCAACTGACAGCACAG ACTTCTCAAGCTTCGGCAGCGATGGGCAAGGCGACGAAATGGACGAGAGCACTGCCACTGACTTCGATGGCCCCTCGGGCTCCCAGGCAAAGCGTCGCAAAACAAGTAAGGACGATGAATTCCTTCAAATTGAAAAAAGGAAGATGGAAGTAATGGAAGAAATTGCCAAAGAATCTGCCAATTTTCATCGCAAGGTGCTGGGTTTACTGCAGACGCGTGCCTCGGACGaagattaa